Below is a genomic region from Rouxiella chamberiensis.
GCACGCGCGGGCGCTTATCGAGCGCTGGCTGCCGGAACGGGTTCGTTACACCAACGCGTAATCTCTCTGTTCGACATATCTTCCCGTTTTCCTGCTTCCTCTGACCTTTTGCATGCCCCCTGTTGCCGATAATGGCCTGAAAATGCTGGCGGCAAACGATTGCTTTTACCCCTGATATCATGAAAAATGCCCGCTTTGTGGCTTAATGGGGGTGCCAAAACAATGCCTACACAATCTGCCGAGCCAGAAGCTCAGCACTCAGCGCCGGAAACGACGCGCAGCAGTGAACTAATTTATCGACTGGAAGATCGCCCGCCGTTGCCCCAAACGCTGTTTGCGGCCGGTCAGCATCTGCTGGCCATGTTTGTGGCGGTCATCACTCCCGCACTGCTGATTTGTCAGGCATTGGGCCTGCCAGCGCAGGATACGCAGCACATTATCAGCATGTCGCTGTTCGCCTCCGGTCTGGCGTCCATTTTGCAGATTAAAACCTGGGGTCCGGTGGGTTCCGGTCTGCTGTCGATTCAGGGCACCAGCTTCAACTTCGTCGCCCCACTAATTATGGGCGGCATGGCGCTGAAAAATGGCGGTGCCGATGTGCCGACCATGATGGCCGCGCTATTCGGTACGCTGATGGTCGCGTCCTGCACCGAAATCCTGCTGTCGCGCGTGCTACATCTGGCTCGCCGCGTCATTACTCCGCTGGTTTCCGGCATTGTGGTGATGATTATCGGGCTGTCGCTGATTCAGGTCGGGTTGACCTCCATTGGCGGCGGTTATGCGGCAATGAGCGACCACACCTTTGGCTCGCCGAAAAACCTGCTGCTGGCCGCCGTGGTGCTGGTGGTGATTATTCTGCTAAACCGTCAGCGCAATCCGTATCTGCGCGTGGCCTCGCTGGTCATTGCAATGGCCGTGGGCTATGTCGTCGCCTGGGCGATGGGCATGTTGCCTGCCTCGACGCCCGCTGCAACCCCTCACCTTATCAACATTCCTACGCCGCTCTACTATGGTCTGGGTTTCGACTGGAATCTGCTGGTGCCGCTGATGCTTATCTTTATGGTGACGTCGCTTGAAACCATCGGCGATATCACCGCAACCTCCGACGTTTCCGAGCAGCCGGTCAGTGGCCCTGTCTATATGAAGCGTATCAAGGGTGGCGTGCTGGCGAACGGCTTGAACTCCCTGCTTTCGGCGGTGTTCAACACCTTCCCGAACTCCTGTTTTGGTCAGAACAACGGCGTGATTCAGCTGACCGGTGTTGCCAGCCGCTATGTCGGTTTTGTCGTGGCGCTGATGCTTATCGTGCTGGGGCTGTTCCCGGCGGTAGCAGGCTTTGTGCAGCACATTCCCGAGCCGGTTCTGGGCGGGGCGACTATCGTGATGTTCGGCACCATTGCTGCATCGGGCGTACGCATTGTTTCGCGCGAGCGTCTTAACCGTCGTGCCATCATGATCATGGCG
It encodes:
- a CDS encoding nucleobase:cation symporter-2 family protein, which produces MPTQSAEPEAQHSAPETTRSSELIYRLEDRPPLPQTLFAAGQHLLAMFVAVITPALLICQALGLPAQDTQHIISMSLFASGLASILQIKTWGPVGSGLLSIQGTSFNFVAPLIMGGMALKNGGADVPTMMAALFGTLMVASCTEILLSRVLHLARRVITPLVSGIVVMIIGLSLIQVGLTSIGGGYAAMSDHTFGSPKNLLLAAVVLVVIILLNRQRNPYLRVASLVIAMAVGYVVAWAMGMLPASTPAATPHLINIPTPLYYGLGFDWNLLVPLMLIFMVTSLETIGDITATSDVSEQPVSGPVYMKRIKGGVLANGLNSLLSAVFNTFPNSCFGQNNGVIQLTGVASRYVGFVVALMLIVLGLFPAVAGFVQHIPEPVLGGATIVMFGTIAASGVRIVSRERLNRRAIMIMALSLAVGMGVSQQPLILQFAPDWLKTLLSSGIAAGGITAIVLNLVFPREP